The Equus quagga isolate Etosha38 chromosome 2, UCLA_HA_Equagga_1.0, whole genome shotgun sequence genome has a window encoding:
- the MYEF2 gene encoding myelin expression factor 2 isoform X2 — MADAEKPEVLRAAGDDSPHQQPAEPPGEPRREPHPPEPEKQPPPHSSSSNGVKIENNESVKEEKSELKEKSTGNKKANRFHPYSKDKNSGTGEKKGPNRNRVFISNIPYDMKWQAIKDLMREKVGEVTYVELFKDAEGKSRGCGVVEFKDEEFVKKALETMNKYDLSGRPLNIKEDPDGENARRALQRTGGSFPGGHVPDMGSGLMNLPPSILNNPNIPPEVISNLQAGRLGSTIFVANLDFKVGWKKLKEVFSIAGTVKRADIKEDKDGKSRGMGTVTFEQAIEAVQAISMFNGQFLFDRPMHVKMDDKSVPHEDYRSHDSKTPQLPRGLGGIGMGLGPGGQPISASQLNIGGVMGNLGPSGMGMDGPGFGGMNRIGGGIGFGGLEAMNSMGGFGGVGRMGELYRGAMTSSMERDFGRGDIGLNRGFGESFGRLGGGMGGMNSVTGGMGMGLDRMSSSFDRMGPGIGAILERSIDMDRGFLTGPMGSGMRERIGSKGNQIFVRNLPFDLTWQKLKEKFSQCGHVMFAEIKMENGKSKGCGTVRFDSPESAEKACRIMNGIKISGREIDVRLDRNA; from the exons aGAGAATAATGAAtcagtgaaagaagagaaatctgaattaaaagaaaagtctaCAGGAAATAAGAAGGCTAATAGATTTCATCCTTATTCAAAAGACAAGAATTCGGGCACTGGAGAAAAGAAGGGTCCAAATCGTAACAGAGTTTTTATTAGCAACATTCCCTATGACATGAAATGGCAAGCTATTAAAGATCTAATGAGAGAAAAAG TTGGTGAGGTTACATACGTGGAGCTCTTTAAGGATGCGGAAGGAAAATCAAGG GGTTGtgg tgtGGTGgaatttaaagatgaagaatttgTAAAGAAAGCATTAGAAACTATGAACAAATATGATCTTAGTGGAAGACCCCTGAACATTAAAGAG GATCCTGATGGAGAAAATGCTCGTAGGGCATTGCAACGAACAGGAGGATCATTTCCAGGAGGACATGTACCTGATATGGGATCAGGGTTGATGAATTTACCACCTTCCATTCTCAATAATCCAAACATTCCTCCTGAGGTTATCAGTAATTTGCAGGCTGGTAGACTTGGTTCCACAATTTTTGTTGCTAAT CTTGACTTCAAAGTTGGTTGGAAGAAGCTAAAGGAAGTGTTCAGCATAGCTGGAACTGTAAAGCGGGCagatattaaagaagacaaagatggCAAGAGCAGAGGAATGGGCACAGTCACTTTTGAACAAGCAATTGAAGCAGTTCAAGCAATTT CTATGTTCAATGGGCAGTTTTTGTTTGATAGACCTATGCATGTGAAAATG GATGACAAGTCTGTCCCTCATGAAGACTACCGTTCACATGATAGTAAAACACCACAATTACCCC GTGGTCTTGGAGGCATTGGAATGGGACTTGGTCCAGGTGGACAGCCTATTAGTGCCAGCCAGCTGAACATAGGAGGGGTAATGGGAAATTTAGGTCCCAGTG GTATGGGAATGGATGGTCCAGGTTTTGGAGGAATGAATAGAATTGGAGGAG GAATTGGGTTTGGTGGTCTGGAAGCAATGAATAGCATGGGAGGATTTGGAGGAGTTGGCCGAATGGGAG AGCTGTACCGTGGTGCAATGACTAGTAGCATGGAGAGAGATTTTGGACGTGGTGATATTGGACTAAATCGAGGCTTTGGAGAGTCCTTTGGTAGACTTG GTGGTGGAATGGGTGGCATGAACAGTGTGACTGGAGGAATGGGCATGGGACTGGATCGGATGAGTTCCAGCTTTGATAGAATGGGACCAGGTATAGGAGCTATCCTGGAGAGGAGCATCGATATGGACCGAGGATTTCTAACAGGCCCAATGGGAAgtggaatgagagagagaataggCTCCAAAGGCAACCAGATCTTTGTCAGAAAT CTGCCTTTTGACTTGACTTGGcagaaactaaaagagaaattcaGTCAGTGTG gtCATGTAAtgtttgcagaaataaaaatggagaatggaaagtcaAAAGGCTGTGGAACGGTCAGATTTGACTCCCCAGAATCAGCTGAAAAAGCCTGCAGAATAATGAATGGCATAAAAATCAGTGGCAGAGAAATAGATGTTCGATTGGATCGTAATGCATAA
- the MYEF2 gene encoding myelin expression factor 2 isoform X3, translated as MADAEKPEVLRAAGDDSPHQQPAEPPGEPRREPHPPEPEKQPPPHSSSSNGVKIENNESVKEEKSELKEKSTGNKKANRFHPYSKDKNSGTGEKKGPNRNRVFISNIPYDMKWQAIKDLMREKVGEVTYVELFKDAEGKSRGCGVVEFKDEEFVKKALETMNKYDLSGRPLNIKEDPDGENARRALQRTGGSFPGGHVPDMGSGLMNLPPSILNNPNIPPEVISNLQAGRLGSTIFVANLDFKVGWKKLKEVFSIAGTVKRADIKEDKDGKSRGMGTVTFEQAIEAVQAISMFNGQFLFDRPMHVKMDDKSVPHEDYRSHDSKTPQLPRGLGGIGMGLGPGGQPISASQLNIGGVMGNLGPSGMGMDGPGFGGMNRIGGGIGFGGLEAMNSMGGFGGVGRMGGGGMGGMNSVTGGMGMGLDRMSSSFDRMGPGIGAILERSIDMDRGFLTGPMGSGMRERIGSKGNQIFVRNLPFDLTWQKLKEKFSQCGHVMFAEIKMENGKSKGCGTVRFDSPESAEKACRIMNGIKISGREIDVRLDRNA; from the exons aGAGAATAATGAAtcagtgaaagaagagaaatctgaattaaaagaaaagtctaCAGGAAATAAGAAGGCTAATAGATTTCATCCTTATTCAAAAGACAAGAATTCGGGCACTGGAGAAAAGAAGGGTCCAAATCGTAACAGAGTTTTTATTAGCAACATTCCCTATGACATGAAATGGCAAGCTATTAAAGATCTAATGAGAGAAAAAG TTGGTGAGGTTACATACGTGGAGCTCTTTAAGGATGCGGAAGGAAAATCAAGG GGTTGtgg tgtGGTGgaatttaaagatgaagaatttgTAAAGAAAGCATTAGAAACTATGAACAAATATGATCTTAGTGGAAGACCCCTGAACATTAAAGAG GATCCTGATGGAGAAAATGCTCGTAGGGCATTGCAACGAACAGGAGGATCATTTCCAGGAGGACATGTACCTGATATGGGATCAGGGTTGATGAATTTACCACCTTCCATTCTCAATAATCCAAACATTCCTCCTGAGGTTATCAGTAATTTGCAGGCTGGTAGACTTGGTTCCACAATTTTTGTTGCTAAT CTTGACTTCAAAGTTGGTTGGAAGAAGCTAAAGGAAGTGTTCAGCATAGCTGGAACTGTAAAGCGGGCagatattaaagaagacaaagatggCAAGAGCAGAGGAATGGGCACAGTCACTTTTGAACAAGCAATTGAAGCAGTTCAAGCAATTT CTATGTTCAATGGGCAGTTTTTGTTTGATAGACCTATGCATGTGAAAATG GATGACAAGTCTGTCCCTCATGAAGACTACCGTTCACATGATAGTAAAACACCACAATTACCCC GTGGTCTTGGAGGCATTGGAATGGGACTTGGTCCAGGTGGACAGCCTATTAGTGCCAGCCAGCTGAACATAGGAGGGGTAATGGGAAATTTAGGTCCCAGTG GTATGGGAATGGATGGTCCAGGTTTTGGAGGAATGAATAGAATTGGAGGAG GAATTGGGTTTGGTGGTCTGGAAGCAATGAATAGCATGGGAGGATTTGGAGGAGTTGGCCGAATGGGAG GTGGTGGAATGGGTGGCATGAACAGTGTGACTGGAGGAATGGGCATGGGACTGGATCGGATGAGTTCCAGCTTTGATAGAATGGGACCAGGTATAGGAGCTATCCTGGAGAGGAGCATCGATATGGACCGAGGATTTCTAACAGGCCCAATGGGAAgtggaatgagagagagaataggCTCCAAAGGCAACCAGATCTTTGTCAGAAAT CTGCCTTTTGACTTGACTTGGcagaaactaaaagagaaattcaGTCAGTGTG gtCATGTAAtgtttgcagaaataaaaatggagaatggaaagtcaAAAGGCTGTGGAACGGTCAGATTTGACTCCCCAGAATCAGCTGAAAAAGCCTGCAGAATAATGAATGGCATAAAAATCAGTGGCAGAGAAATAGATGTTCGATTGGATCGTAATGCATAA
- the MYEF2 gene encoding myelin expression factor 2 isoform X1, whose translation MADAEKPEVLRAAGDDSPHQQPAEPPGEPRREPHPPEPEKQPPPHSSSSNGVKIENNESVKEEKSELKEKSTGNKKANRFHPYSKDKNSGTGEKKGPNRNRVFISNIPYDMKWQAIKDLMREKVGEVTYVELFKDAEGKSRGCGVVEFKDEEFVKKALETMNKYDLSGRPLNIKEDPDGENARRALQRTGGSFPGGHVPDMGSGLMNLPPSILNNPNIPPEVISNLQAGRLGSTIFVANLDFKVGWKKLKEVFSIAGTVKRADIKEDKDGKSRGMGTVTFEQAIEAVQAISMFNGQFLFDRPMHVKMDDKSVPHEDYRSHDSKTPQLPRGLGGIGMGLGPGGQPISASQLNIGGVMGNLGPSGMGMDGPGFGGMNRIGGGIGFGGLEAMNSMGGFGGVGRMGELYRGAMTSSMERDFGRGDIGLNRGFGESFGRLGSAMIGGFAGRIGASNMGPVGSGISGGMGGMNSVTGGMGMGLDRMSSSFDRMGPGIGAILERSIDMDRGFLTGPMGSGMRERIGSKGNQIFVRNLPFDLTWQKLKEKFSQCGHVMFAEIKMENGKSKGCGTVRFDSPESAEKACRIMNGIKISGREIDVRLDRNA comes from the exons aGAGAATAATGAAtcagtgaaagaagagaaatctgaattaaaagaaaagtctaCAGGAAATAAGAAGGCTAATAGATTTCATCCTTATTCAAAAGACAAGAATTCGGGCACTGGAGAAAAGAAGGGTCCAAATCGTAACAGAGTTTTTATTAGCAACATTCCCTATGACATGAAATGGCAAGCTATTAAAGATCTAATGAGAGAAAAAG TTGGTGAGGTTACATACGTGGAGCTCTTTAAGGATGCGGAAGGAAAATCAAGG GGTTGtgg tgtGGTGgaatttaaagatgaagaatttgTAAAGAAAGCATTAGAAACTATGAACAAATATGATCTTAGTGGAAGACCCCTGAACATTAAAGAG GATCCTGATGGAGAAAATGCTCGTAGGGCATTGCAACGAACAGGAGGATCATTTCCAGGAGGACATGTACCTGATATGGGATCAGGGTTGATGAATTTACCACCTTCCATTCTCAATAATCCAAACATTCCTCCTGAGGTTATCAGTAATTTGCAGGCTGGTAGACTTGGTTCCACAATTTTTGTTGCTAAT CTTGACTTCAAAGTTGGTTGGAAGAAGCTAAAGGAAGTGTTCAGCATAGCTGGAACTGTAAAGCGGGCagatattaaagaagacaaagatggCAAGAGCAGAGGAATGGGCACAGTCACTTTTGAACAAGCAATTGAAGCAGTTCAAGCAATTT CTATGTTCAATGGGCAGTTTTTGTTTGATAGACCTATGCATGTGAAAATG GATGACAAGTCTGTCCCTCATGAAGACTACCGTTCACATGATAGTAAAACACCACAATTACCCC GTGGTCTTGGAGGCATTGGAATGGGACTTGGTCCAGGTGGACAGCCTATTAGTGCCAGCCAGCTGAACATAGGAGGGGTAATGGGAAATTTAGGTCCCAGTG GTATGGGAATGGATGGTCCAGGTTTTGGAGGAATGAATAGAATTGGAGGAG GAATTGGGTTTGGTGGTCTGGAAGCAATGAATAGCATGGGAGGATTTGGAGGAGTTGGCCGAATGGGAG AGCTGTACCGTGGTGCAATGACTAGTAGCATGGAGAGAGATTTTGGACGTGGTGATATTGGACTAAATCGAGGCTTTGGAGAGTCCTTTGGTAGACTTG GCAGTGCAATGATTGGAGGGTTTGCAGGAAGAATAGGAGCTTCTAACATGGGTCCAGTAGGATCTGGAATAA GTGGTGGAATGGGTGGCATGAACAGTGTGACTGGAGGAATGGGCATGGGACTGGATCGGATGAGTTCCAGCTTTGATAGAATGGGACCAGGTATAGGAGCTATCCTGGAGAGGAGCATCGATATGGACCGAGGATTTCTAACAGGCCCAATGGGAAgtggaatgagagagagaataggCTCCAAAGGCAACCAGATCTTTGTCAGAAAT CTGCCTTTTGACTTGACTTGGcagaaactaaaagagaaattcaGTCAGTGTG gtCATGTAAtgtttgcagaaataaaaatggagaatggaaagtcaAAAGGCTGTGGAACGGTCAGATTTGACTCCCCAGAATCAGCTGAAAAAGCCTGCAGAATAATGAATGGCATAAAAATCAGTGGCAGAGAAATAGATGTTCGATTGGATCGTAATGCATAA
- the MYEF2 gene encoding myelin expression factor 2 isoform X4: MADAEKPEVLRAAGDDSPHQQPAEPPGEPRREPHPPEPEKQPPPHSSSSNGVKIENNESVKEEKSELKEKSTGNKKANRFHPYSKDKNSGTGEKKGPNRNRVFISNIPYDMKWQAIKDLMREKVGEVTYVELFKDAEGKSRGCGVVEFKDEEFVKKALETMNKYDLSGRPLNIKEDPDGENARRALQRTGGSFPGGHVPDMGSGLMNLPPSILNNPNIPPEVISNLQAGRLGSTIFVANLDFKVGWKKLKEVFSIAGTVKRADIKEDKDGKSRGMGTVTFEQAIEAVQAISMFNGQFLFDRPMHVKMDDKSVPHEDYRSHDSKTPQLPRGLGGIGMGLGPGGQPISASQLNIGGVMGNLGPSGMGMDGPGFGGMNRIGGGIGFGGLEAMNSMGGFGGVGRMGELYRGAMTSSMERDFGRGDIGLNRGFGESFGRLGSAMIGGFAGRIGASNMGPVGSGISGGMGGMNSVTGGMGMGLDRMSSSFDRMGPGIGAILERSIDMDRGFLTGPMGSGMRERIGSKGNQIFVRNVM; this comes from the exons aGAGAATAATGAAtcagtgaaagaagagaaatctgaattaaaagaaaagtctaCAGGAAATAAGAAGGCTAATAGATTTCATCCTTATTCAAAAGACAAGAATTCGGGCACTGGAGAAAAGAAGGGTCCAAATCGTAACAGAGTTTTTATTAGCAACATTCCCTATGACATGAAATGGCAAGCTATTAAAGATCTAATGAGAGAAAAAG TTGGTGAGGTTACATACGTGGAGCTCTTTAAGGATGCGGAAGGAAAATCAAGG GGTTGtgg tgtGGTGgaatttaaagatgaagaatttgTAAAGAAAGCATTAGAAACTATGAACAAATATGATCTTAGTGGAAGACCCCTGAACATTAAAGAG GATCCTGATGGAGAAAATGCTCGTAGGGCATTGCAACGAACAGGAGGATCATTTCCAGGAGGACATGTACCTGATATGGGATCAGGGTTGATGAATTTACCACCTTCCATTCTCAATAATCCAAACATTCCTCCTGAGGTTATCAGTAATTTGCAGGCTGGTAGACTTGGTTCCACAATTTTTGTTGCTAAT CTTGACTTCAAAGTTGGTTGGAAGAAGCTAAAGGAAGTGTTCAGCATAGCTGGAACTGTAAAGCGGGCagatattaaagaagacaaagatggCAAGAGCAGAGGAATGGGCACAGTCACTTTTGAACAAGCAATTGAAGCAGTTCAAGCAATTT CTATGTTCAATGGGCAGTTTTTGTTTGATAGACCTATGCATGTGAAAATG GATGACAAGTCTGTCCCTCATGAAGACTACCGTTCACATGATAGTAAAACACCACAATTACCCC GTGGTCTTGGAGGCATTGGAATGGGACTTGGTCCAGGTGGACAGCCTATTAGTGCCAGCCAGCTGAACATAGGAGGGGTAATGGGAAATTTAGGTCCCAGTG GTATGGGAATGGATGGTCCAGGTTTTGGAGGAATGAATAGAATTGGAGGAG GAATTGGGTTTGGTGGTCTGGAAGCAATGAATAGCATGGGAGGATTTGGAGGAGTTGGCCGAATGGGAG AGCTGTACCGTGGTGCAATGACTAGTAGCATGGAGAGAGATTTTGGACGTGGTGATATTGGACTAAATCGAGGCTTTGGAGAGTCCTTTGGTAGACTTG GCAGTGCAATGATTGGAGGGTTTGCAGGAAGAATAGGAGCTTCTAACATGGGTCCAGTAGGATCTGGAATAA GTGGTGGAATGGGTGGCATGAACAGTGTGACTGGAGGAATGGGCATGGGACTGGATCGGATGAGTTCCAGCTTTGATAGAATGGGACCAGGTATAGGAGCTATCCTGGAGAGGAGCATCGATATGGACCGAGGATTTCTAACAGGCCCAATGGGAAgtggaatgagagagagaataggCTCCAAAGGCAACCAGATCTTTGTCAGAAAT gtCATGTAA